Sequence from the Cervus canadensis isolate Bull #8, Minnesota chromosome 16, ASM1932006v1, whole genome shotgun sequence genome:
AGCCACAAAGTTATACCTTATTCTCACACAAGATAAGGGCTGGGAGGGGATTAAGGAGGTACACTGAGGAGAAAAGCAAAAGGGAACAAACACTTTTACAAGCATATCGTCCCAGTTACCGTGAAGGTTACGTTTCAGGTTAACTTACAAAAGTAGTGACAGAACCATGATTTCAGTGAAAATCAACAcgttataccttttaaaaaaccaATTCAGAAATACTAAGTCAGGCAAGCATGCAAAATTCAGAGTATAAAAAAATGCAAGGGCTGGCGGCCCAAACAGGTATTTCCCTCAGAAAGAGGGATCTGAAAACGCTGCACAGAACCAAAGGAATTAGAAGCTGAATTAGCAGACCCATTTCCTCAGTTTATATATGAGGCAAGTGGGCAGACATTAACTGGTAAAGCTTACTCAGCCAGATTAAGAATGTACAGACGTCTAATTCCTGGTGCTATCTGCAACTACATGTATCTAAAATACAACGAGATAAATATCCAGAACACATCAAACCCactgatttaaagaaaacatttcaagggTGGGGGTGAAGTTGTTATTATAGCATAGCAGCACATTACACATATTTAAGagattaaatggaaagaaataatctCTTATTTTAATGCTCAGTTTTGATCAACACAAGTTTCCAGCCAACTTTCTGATGAAGAGCAAAACAAGtatattcttcagttttcttctacACTTTTTTGGGCCTATCTTTCAAAACTGAGCACTGGGTATTTTTAATGTAAGTAATGGGATGTTATATGTACATTCTAATTACACATTTTAGGAATAAACAAAATGCATGTTTCAGTAATTCATagtgtatttataaaatgaaaagctctCTGTCAAAATACACTTTtcactgggaaaaataaataaaacagacaaatggatctacacaaagtaaaaattaacttTGGTAGACTTCACTGTGGAGGACAGTCCATAACAAGCTCATCTGCCCTTACTCCCCCAGAGCCGATCATCTTCCgagttaagattttaaaaatatgttttaattgaTATCATTATGTTGATATTTGTTTCTTATTCCACATCATCTTCAGCCAAGCTCTGAGCACTTACAATTCTCTGATTAATTGTTGGGAGCTTAGTCAGAAGCATCTGGAACACTGGTGGTGGAAGAGTTTGTTGCAACACTTGCAGTAACTGCTGTGGCTGTCCACACACAGCAATTGCATTTGTCAGATGGTCCACACCCTTCTCATATTCACCTTGAGCTAGTAATTCTTCACCAAGTTGTATTTCTTCTAGAAAGAATTTCTGAACGGCTTCAGCATCTTTAAGGTCAGGTAACTTGGAAAGCCCAGCTCTCTCCTTGGcaagcttttgtttctttcttcgtTCTCGCAGCCTGTTCTTGAAGTTGGGGTCACTCCGTCTCTTGCGGTCGAAATAAATGCAGTAACCTATGAAAAGGGCCCCGCACACGCCGGCGGCGATGGCGCTGTTCCGGCCCACCATCATCTCTCCACCGAAGAGCCGGGTCGGCTGCGGCGGGGCCCGCAAATAAGCCGTTGACCGCGAAGCTTCGGATCCGAGTGCGCGGCTCAGCCCCGCCGCCCGCCGCGAGGGACGCGGAAAGGTGGAAAGCTCTTGAAGAGATGgagataccagaccatcttacctgtctcttgagaaatctgtctgaGTCAAGAAGTAACAGCTCAAACTCTGTATGGAACaattgattggttcaagattgagaaaggagtgcaatggggctgtctgctgtcaccctgtttgcttaatctatacgctgagcacatcatgacaAATGCCGGACCGGATGAGttagttacaagctggaatcaagacacacagcagaaacatcaacaacctcagatatgtggatgataccaccctaatagcagaaagtgaggaggaactaaagagcctcttgatgagggtgaaagaggagagtgaaagagctggctaaagactaaataaaaaaacaaaaacaaaaactaagatcatggcatctggccccattactgcaaggcagatagaaggggaaaaggtggaagtagtgacagatttcctcttcttgggctctaaaatcactgtggatggtgactgcagccatgaaatcagaagatgtttgtttcttggcagaaaagctatgacaaacctagatagtgtgttgaaaagcagacacattactccatggacaaaggtccgtacagtcaaggctatgcttttcccagtggtcacgtacggttGTGAGCTGGACTGCAAAGGTAGtggagagccgaagaattgatgccttcaaaccacagtgctggagaagattcctgatagtcccttagacagcaaggagatcaaaccagataatcttaagggaaatcaaccctgagtactcattggaaggactgatgctgaagttgaaattccagtattttggtcatctgatacaaatagctgattcattggaaaagtccctgatgctaggaaacatagagggcagaaggagaagagggtgtcagaggattagatggctagatggcatcactaatgcAATcgtcatgaacttgggcaaactttgggagatggtgagggatggacaagcctggaatgctgcagttcatggggtctcacagaatcgggcatgactgggtgactaaacaacaacaataattagcaatgttgagcatcttttcatgtgctcattagccatctgtatgtcttctttggggaaatatctatttaggtcttctgcccattttataatatgattgggttgctttttttttttaatgtattgagtTCTACTCTACAagaatttatttaaccaatcaaGGACTCTCCATTTCTTTCAACTTTAAATATAATAACATCCTTAACTTCTGTGCCAAGTCAActactttatttccttttacagCCACTGCTTTACGTAAATATACTGATAAACTGTTTTCAAAATGCATATGGAAAAGAACTATGTTAACATACATATGTTACTATAGCCCCTAGGTGTTTTACAAATACTATCTCACCTAACTTTCCAGGCATGTTGCTAACACA
This genomic interval carries:
- the LOC122454429 gene encoding mitochondrial import receptor subunit TOM20 homolog encodes the protein MMVGRNSAIAAGVCGALFIGYCIYFDRKRRSDPNFKNRLRERRKKQKLAKERAGLSKLPDLKDAEAVQKFFLEEIQLGEELLAQGEYEKGVDHLTNAIAVCGQPQQLLQVLQQTLPPPVFQMLLTKLPTINQRIVSAQSLAEDDVE